Proteins from a single region of Helicoverpa armigera isolate CAAS_96S chromosome 21, ASM3070526v1, whole genome shotgun sequence:
- the LOC135118327 gene encoding uncharacterized protein LOC135118327 — MVQLKNLPFQWREAPHAQRNGPKIKIVQQDKKEKPEKLDKKDKKAPCPITHQSDKYLKIFTPLPKHKPDKPKKDKKNKKEKKDKKDKKDILKAPCPITHQSDKYLKIFTPFSKLAEKVCSKKTVEKVRNKVSIVPTPPSLPHSSFLHKMMSSLNLARDKSFPRDETSICLSKRASFYRQFTKELTQNSDVMATDMLFKNENFSNDFAEDPSEFIATSKFAFSDNLLGSELIISRCSKTKKKVSKRCKCGAYDDLQKKWAHVKQCLSESGCKNPLGLMKNFCSSLFGPSCTIETCPNKKKKCKERKPKPPKPPKPPKPRKPKRPKKTCEMRKTCVTQTERSCRPAKPEAVQTQCCRDNETQMTQK, encoded by the exons ATGGTTCAACTAAAAAATTTGCCATTTCAATGGCGGGAGGCACCGCACGCGCAAAGGAACGgtcccaaaataaaaattgttcagcaagataaaaaagaaaagcCAGAGAAACTAGATAAAAAGGACAAAAAGGCCCCATGTCCCATCACACACCAGTCcgacaaatatttaaagataTTCACGCCTCTACCCAAAC ATAAACCGGATAAACCTAAAAAggataaaaagaataaaaaagaaaaaaaagacaaaaaggaCAAAAAAGATATACTAAAAGCTCCATGTCCCATCACACACCAGTCCGACAAATATTTGAAGATATTTACGCCTTTTTCAAAAC TTGCAGAAAAGGTCTGCAGCAAGAAAACTGTAGAAAAAGTTCGCAACAAAGTGAGCATCGTGCCAACGCCACCTTCTCTACCACATTCCAGTTTCTTGCACAAAATGATGAGTTCCTTGAACCTTGCTCGAGACAAAAGTTTTCCTAGAGATG aAACTTCAATTTGCTTATCGAAACGAGCTAGTTTCTATCGGCAGTTCACTAAAGAACTGACTCAAAACTCTGA CGTCATGGCCACTGACATGTTattcaaaaatgaaaatttctcAAATGATTTTGCAGAG GACCCCTCCGAGTTCATTGCAACTTCCAAATTTGCATTTAGCGACAACTTACTGGGATCAGAATTAA TCATTTCTCGATGTTCCAAAACTAAGAAGAAGGTTTCCAAACGCTGCAAATGTGGGGCTTACGATGATCTGCAGAAGAAATGGGCTCATGTCAAACA ATGTTTATCGGAGTCAGG GTGCAAAAACCCACTCGGGTTGATGAAGAATTTCTGCTCCTCCTTATTTGGTCCGTCTTGTACCATCGAAACGTGtccaaataaaaagaaaaaatgcaaAGAAAGAAAGCCAAAACCGCCAAAACCGCCGAAACCGCCGAAACCGAGGAAACCAAAAAGACCTAAGAAGACGTGTGAAATGAGAAAAACTTGTGTTACACAAACAGAAAGATCATGCAGACCTGCGAAGCCAGAGGCCGTTCAAACTCAGTGTTGTAGAGACAATGAGACACAGATGACTCAGAAATAG
- the LOC135118328 gene encoding uncharacterized protein LOC135118328, producing the protein MKNSEKWKNYLIWKESDAPFIYNDIQTRKSPIDQIDDVSIGMHAIPETTTGGCQAGDCPNKFCNKESQYDKTDAKQARKRKPIRKASPRSKAVGSLKCLCNASAQSSATRGAQLCTCATQHSATDLDITTTAVMVSSGNFYGMSDSKTRMANKKIQHRQMAHKDSDTNVLIDRSEKLSLEKQCVKTKSYLLYPDPNPFFTLDGTQVYLIIINSSRCGLAAVRECNLSIYLKRDLFTASDTVEDAIEDSYMLTETITDDTSYGSISYRSDETKTDTTICSLAAVDYDDSPRRRKFRVKVVTKTNQATLTDKTRLCDTGTITNDWWSPLVERRGNDEILLEKKQGYNTIEKKDLKDTKELKESKELKEVKRKRKNCGVTTDGRIVTFRSRTQIIPAGLLPGMNDIMSPSRYLLESQKYYNELFAYNFRIPQGDYFAQMPKYQDREKARSPLGSRRNHHRKTKRLDECYSPRRQVSPRKRHTESTKTSDSPRRRPYAHCYSNRHYVKYNSPRKLI; encoded by the exons ATGAAGAACTCAGAGAAATGGAAAAATTATTTGATATGGAAAGAGAGTGATGCACCATTTATCTATAACGATATCCAGACGAGAAAATCGCCCATTGATCAAATCGACGATG TGAGCATTGGAATGCATGCTATACCTGAGACTACAACCGG gggCTGTCAAGCTGGTGACTGCCCCAATAAGTTCTGCAATAAGGAAAGTCAGTACGATAAGACAGATGCAAAGCAAGCAAGGAAGAGGAAACCAATCAGAAAAGCAAGTCCTAGGAGCAAAGCCGTTGGATCCCTGAAGTGTCTTTGCA ATGCGTCGGCGCAAAGCAGCGCTACTAGGGGAGCACAGCTATGCACTTGTGCAACCCAGCACTCGGCAACTGATTTGGATATTACGACCACAGCTGTCATGGTTAGCTCCGGTAATTTCTATGGGATGAGTGACTCGAAAACTCGAATGGCCAATAAGAAGATTCAACATAGAC AGATGGCACATAAAG ATTCTGACACCAATGTGCTAATAGACCGAAGTGAAAAATTATCCCTCGAAAAGCAGTGTGTTAAAAC AAAATCTTATCTCCTCTACCCAGACCCCAACCCATTTTTTACCCTCGACGGAACGCAGGTATATTTAATCATCATCAattcctcccgctgtggtttagcagcggtgagggaatgtaatctaagtatttatttaaaacgagATTTATTTACAGCCAGCGATACAGTAGAAGATGCGATTGAAGACAGCTACATGCTAACAGAAACTATAACTGATGATACTTCATACGGCTCCATTTCATACAGAAGCGATGAAACCAAAACAGACACGACCATTTGTAGCCTAGCCGCCGTCGACTACGATGATTCACCAAGACGAAGAAAATTCAGGGTTAAAGTCGTTACCAAAACCAACCAAGCGACACTTACAGACAAAACTAGACTTTGTGATACAGGCACCATCACTAATGACTGGTGGAGCCCTCTAGTTGAAAGAAGAGGCAATGATGAAATACTTCTAGAAAAGAAGCAAGGGTACAACACTATTGAGAAGAAAGATTTGAAAGACACGAAGGAGTTGAAAGAGTCGAAAGAGTTGAAGGAAGTtaagaggaagaggaagaatTGTGGAGTGACAACGGACGGTAGGATTGTTACTTTTAGAAGCAGGACACAGATTATACCGGCCG GTCTACTCCCTGGAATGAATGACATCATGTCACCATCTCGGTACCTTTTAGAG agTCAGAAATACTACAACGAACTATTCGCCTACAACTTCCGGATACCTCAAGGGGACTATTTCGCTCAGATGCCAAAATATCAGGACAGAGAGAAGGCCAGATCGCCTTTGGGAAGCCGGAGAA ATCACCATCGCAAAACGAAAAGGCTTGATGAATGCTACTCTCCTAGAAGACAG GTGTCCCCGCGAAAACGTCATACGGAGTCCACTAAGACATCTGATTCTCCTCGCCGAAGACCCTACGCTCATTGTTACTCCAACAG gcATTACGTAAAATATAATTCTCCCAGAAAATTAATATAG
- the LOC135118329 gene encoding myrosinase 1-like has translation MNNHATLLCVVLLVTSHTVESKSKTRKFPPDFIFGASTSAYQVEGAWHEDGKAVSIWDVACHKHPSPIKDDSTGDVSADSYHKFHQDVRAAADLGLDFYRFSISWPRVLPNGFGDKINQYGIDYYNDLIDDLLSKNITPMVTIYHWDLPYNLQKLGGWTNPLIIEWYTDYAKFLFERFGEKVRYWITINDPKEICAKGYGSDTQAPFLNITGVAEYLCARNVLIAHAKAYHIYDEQYRKIQNGSVGISLGFVWYEAASDTSEDHQAAYDARQFEWGLYANPIFSKNGNFPEDVKKSVSVKSAEQGYPRSRLPVLSPKEIAMLKGSADFLGVNAFTTKLTYRDASLDGMYPTPSYMDDMGAVLVKDPSWTQSHSGWLQEVPWGFFKLFMEIKMLYDNPPVYITANGWPNDGGLLDEDRIRYMRNYLNAMLDAINEGCDIRGYSMWSLIDTFEWRHGYLDKFGLYQVDFSNSEKTRTPRKSAFIYKQIIKSKVLDPDFEPESFIVEVIKESQEKGRVDNDVI, from the exons ATGAACAACCACGCGACGCTGCTCTg TGTCGTCTTGCTCGTCACAAGTCATACAGTTGAAAGCAAGAGTAAAACGCGAAAGTTTCCTCCTGACTTTATATTTGGAGCTTCCACATCTGCCTATCAGGTTGAAGGAGCTTGGCACGAAGATG gTAAAGCCGTTTCGATATGGGACGTAGCCTGTCACAAACATCCTTCTCCCATCAAAGACGATAGTACAGGCGATGTTTCGGCGGACTCCTACCACAAATTCCACCAAGACGTCAGAGCGGCTGCAGACCTTGGCCTGGACTTCTACAGGTTCTCCATATCCTGGCCCAGAGTCCTACCCAATGGATTCGGTGATAAAATAAACCAATACGGCATTGACTACTACAACGATTTGATAGATGACCTGTTATCCAAAAACATCACCCCAATGGTGACAATATACCATTGGGATCTGCCATATAACTTGCAAAAATTAGGAGGATGGACTAATCCATTAATCATTGAGTGGTACACAGATTACGCGAAGTTCTTGTTCGAAAGATTCGGTGAGAAAGTCAGGTATTGGATCACAATTAATGATCCCAAGGAGATATGCGCAAAAGGATATGGCTCCGACACTCAAGCTCCATTCTTGAACATTACTGGCGTCGCTGAGTACTTGTGTGCTCGCAACGTACTCATCGCTCATGCTAAGGCGTATCATATCTATGACGAGCAGTATAGGAAGATTCAAAACGGCTCAGTTGGTATATCTCTTGGTTTCGTGTGGTATGAGGCTGCATCTGACACTTCTGAAGATCACCAAGCTGCCTATGATGCTAGACAATTCGAA TGGGGTCTATACGCTAatccaatattttcaaaaaacggGAACTTTCCAGAAGATGTGAAGAAGAGCGTTTCAGTTAAGAGCGCTGAACAGGGCTATCCCAGATCCCGGCTACCTGTGCTATCGCCCAAAGAAATCGCAATGCTGAAAGGGTCAGCAGACTTTTTAGGTGTGAATGCGTTTACAACGAAGCTGACATACAGAGATGCATCTTTAGACGGCATGTACCCTACGCCTTCTTATATGGATGATATGGGTGCTGTACTGGTGAAGGATCCTTCGTGGACGCAGTCACATTCTGGCTGGTTGCAG GAAGTGCCATGGGGATTTTTCAAACTATTTATGGAAATTAAGATGTTATATGACAACCCGCCTGTCTACATCACTGCTAATGGTTGGCCTAATGATGGCGGATTGCTCGATGAAGACAGGATCAGATATATGAGAAATTATCTAAATGCAATGTTGGATGCTATAAACGAGGGTTGTGATATTAGAGGCTACAGCATGTGGTCCCTCATCGATACATTTGAGTGGCGACATGGATATTT AGACAAATTCGGACTCTACCAAGTGGATTTCTCAAACTCAGAAAAGACACGTACACCAAGAAAGTCTgcgtttatttacaaacaaattatcaAGTCAAAGGTATTGGATCCGGACTTCGAACCAGAATCGTTCATAGTGgaagtaattaaagaaagtcAGGAAAAAGGACGAGTGGATAAcgatgtcatttaa
- the LOC135118343 gene encoding ubiquitin-like domain-containing CTD phosphatase 1, whose product MCDINDNPIKLSVKWNGKEYEIPEFSPSDSVAMLKVAIENATGVRPERQKLLNVKFQGKVATDNCTLSDLQLKPNLKIMMMGSLEEAIAGAQTKPDVGDEVVNDLDIEEEEVDVENQEIYLAKINKRVRDYKINVLNEPRAGKKLLVLDIDYTLFDHRSVAETGYELMRPFLHEFLTSAYEDYDIVIWSATGMKWIEEKMRLLGVSTHQDYKIMFYLDYLAMITVHTAKYGTIDVKPLGVIWGKYPQYSSKNTIMFDDIRRNFIMNPKSGLKIRPFRQAHLNRDRDRELLHLSTYLRDIAQYCEDFDLLNHKKWEKYKPDKNRTQTAGSKRKAEDSTPSTPKE is encoded by the exons ATGTGTGATATAAACGATAATCCTATAAAGCTAAGTGTAAAATGGAATGGCAAGGAATACGAGATACCGGAGTTTTCGCCTTCAGACTCCGTGGCGATGTTGAAAGTCGCCATCGAAAATGCGACGGGGGTACGACCGGAGAGACAAAAGCTGCTAAATGTTAAATTTCAGG GTAAAGTAGCAACAGACAACTGCACGCTATCAGACCTGCAGCTGAAGCCGAACCTCAAGATAATGATGATGGGCTCCCTGGAGGAAGCGATAGCCGGGGCTCAGACCAAGCCGGATGTGGGCGATGAGGTGGTCAACGATCTGGATATAGAGGAGGAAGAGGTTGATGTGGAGAATCAGGAA ATCTACCTAGCTAAGATAAACAAGCGCGTCCGCGACTACAAGATCAACGTGCTGAACGAGCCGCGCGCCGGCAAGAAGCTGCTCGTGCTAGACATTGATTATACGCTGTTCGATCATCGCTCTGTGGCTGAGACTG GCTACGAGTTAATGCGCCCCTTCCTCCACGAATTCCTAACATCAGCTTACGAAGACTACGACATCGTGATCTGGTCAGCCACCGGCATGAAGTGGATCGAGGAGAAGATGCGTCTACTAGGAGTCTCCACCCATCAGGACTATAAGATCATGTTCTACTTGGACTATCTCGCTATGATCACTGTTCATACGGCTAAATATGGGACTATAGAT GTAAAACCACTAGGCGTAATTTGGGGCAAATATCCCCAATACAGTTCGAAAAATACGATAATGTTCGACGATATTAGACGAAACTTCATAATGAATCCGAAAAGTGGCCTTAAAATAAGACCCTTTAGGCAAGCTCACCTCAACAGGGACAGGGATAGGGAACTACTACACTTATCCACTTATCTAAGGGATATAGCTCAGTATTGCGAAGATTTTGACCTTCTCAACCATAAAAAGTGGGAGAAATACAAGCCGGACAAAAATAGGACTCAAACCGCTGGTAGTAAAAGGAAAGCCGAAGACAGCACCCCTTCGACACCCAAAGAATGA